The window TTTTGTAGATTTGACAatatattaaaaggatagttcagacaaaatggatgaaaaaaaaaaaaaaagctaaaattctctcatccacACAACAGAGATTCACCcatccttctgcagaacacaaatgaagaatattcACAATACTCGGGTCCATATAATGCATGTGAATAGTGAACAGAAATCAggaggtccaaaaaggacataaaggcagtccATAagactagtggttaaatccatatcttctgaagtgatatgataggtgtgggtaagaatcAGAGCaacataagtccttttttactgtcaatatacactttcacattcaggtgtgaaagtgactttcacattcagccacttactggttggggctggtaaaAGGTgcgagatttatagtaaaaatgggtTACTCCCACACATATCGTCTTCTGAAGACTTTGATTTTACCACTGGATTCAttcttttatactgcctttaggTCCTTTTTGGactttctgagttctggtcaccttgtaaggagctacagagctgagatattcttataaaaatatttgtttctattctgcagaagaaatgagggtgagtaaattatgagtactatccctttaattacagtatataaaattTGTGCATGAACTTACCAACAATGTAAGTGCCTGGATCAAACCGATCTTTTGGACTGGCCTGAGTTGGTATCAGCCACGTTAATGCAGCACTCTTCTCACAGTACTGGTCCTGGACAAACCCACGAATCTGCGCAAAATATGGTTTCCCATCGTCCTCATCTATAACTTTAATGACATCTCCAATTTGATAGTAGACACCCTAATCACAAGGAGTGCAGATTTGTGAATACAACGAACGTGGCAGTGagaaaaacatatacatttatgcatttggcagacgcttttatccaaagcgacttacagtgcacttattacagggacaatccccctgtagcaacctggagttaagtgccttgctcaaggacacaatgatggtggctgtggggatcgaaccagtgaccttctgattacaggttatgtgctttagcccactacgccaccgtcACTCCTTTTGAAAAGTTACCTTGAAAAACATGGACTCCGATGTAATAATCGTCGACACGGACTCCGGTGCTTTGATTGGCTGCAGAATttgagaacatacatttttaaatattttattacaccTTACAGATATTGAGATAAAAGCCATACACAAGACCAATTgaaaagcacatacatttttcaatttgaaaaTGTGTCGTCTACCCTTTCCTTTGGTTGAAACTTTTTTCTCAGATGCTGGCGCTTTGTACTTGGTGCTCCGTAACCGGGCTGAGCGTCTGTGTATCTCCTGTTTGGactacaaagaaaaacaaatgatttGTGGTTGATCAATTCAAACTTTCATAATTTCAAAGTGATTCTGATATTCTTGAAAAAAGTACTTTTGGCATAAGTAgtttgaaataatattttgttaatatttcttttaataaaaaagcagtgaaagaattttgttttaaaatattaatatttgaaaaacttttgtcagGCAGTGTAATCAAAATGCAGGTGGTCATTCTGTTGTCATAATACACAAATAACCAAACAAAACAAGAGTGAACACCTTTAGACCCCAATGACTGTAAAGGTAAATACATTATAGAATATCAGATGTTTTGACATTGTTATGAAAAAAtcttcagctggttcttgaatgttgagaaagTAACAGCAGATCGTGCGGAGGTTGGAAGTTCATTGcaccacagaggagcagagaaagtgaacgaTTGTGAActagactttgagcctctttgtgatgggaccaccaggcgtCGCTCGTTCATAGACCGTAGAgagcgagttggagcatagactTGAAGAATTGAATTGAAGTGTGAGGGTGTGGTTCCATTGGCTGGCCTGAAAGctagagtcaaagccttgaatttgatgcgggcagctacaggtagccagtggagtgaaatcaagagtggggtttcataagccctttttggctgattgatgACCAGATGTGCTGATGCATTCTGGAGCATTtacagtggcttaattgtgttagctggaaggCCAGCCAATAGAGCTTTGCAGTAATCCAGTCTTGCAATGACCAAAGCTTGGACAAGAAGCGGTGTAGCATAtttagacaggaaaggtctgatattcctgatgttgtaaagcgtGAATCTGCAAGACCGGGCGGTTGATGAGATGTGTGCAGtgaaattaagctggtcatctaccaccatCCCCAGGTTCCGGGCTGTTCTGTTAGGTGTTGGTATTTTGTCTCATAAATGGCCACACCCCTttcaaaatatatagaaatataagagatcaaatattttttttatttagtactgctgttcagaatctacattacaatTAATTACATAAAGCATAGTATGCATATTGTAGTGTTGTCTTTTTGAGCATcattgaatgtttgcaccttgtgtaatagttgtgtacaagtccctcaattgtcctgaGTGTCAAAAGCTTTATCTCTATATATAaataagctatatatatatatatataagacctggtttaagagtaatttgttcacgaCTCTCGCACTGGTTTTGTTGTTGCGTGCGGTGCAGCGAGTTCGTCATCACAAAAAAACAAGGGGAAAGCTGCACTATAAAGATGTATTAAATAAATCATATCAAAAtgaaatccctttattgtcactcatatacacaagtgcaacagtgggtgaaagtcttgggtgcagttccaagcaacatagcagtatgacagttacaataaacatctgatttacatgtaacagtttacacatcttgttacacaacacaatatacacctaataatatacactatacacaaaataagatgaccgaatacaataaaatatacaatatagaCGAAATAAgactgtataaaataaaaatatacagtcttatactgtaaatatatatattttttgtaataaataacTCACatgatgatatctgatgaaaccgcatatgaacgcacacaacccgactgtcgccgATGGCGAGTAGATTTTACATTATtgtcacaatcaattatttttggacGCATTTTATTCGCAGTCTAGAGCCATgagatgggttggctgggatcatgaggagttctgtcttggcaaggttgagctgaaggtgtcgtTCTTTCATCCAGGCCGAAATGTctgagaggcaggcagagatacgagCTGAGACAGTAGGATCCATCAGGCTGGAACGGCAGGCAGAGCTGTGTGTCATCTGtgtagcagtggtaggaaaagccatgtgcctcaatGACCAGTCCAAGTGATGTGGTGTACATCGAGAAGAGGGGGGCCCgagcactgatccttgaggaacccCAGCAGTCAGCTCTCTATGGTCTATGAACGAGCGacacctggtggtcccatcacaaagaggctcaaagtctatttcacaatcgttcactttctctgctcctctgtggtgcaatgaacttccaacctccacacgatcTGCTGTTACTTTCTCACATCCCAAGCCGGGACCAGAGATGACCGATAGCCGCAAGTGAAATAACGTCAGCTCGCTCGCTCAAAGAAATAGATAGCCCCTTGCCACCGGGAAGCGGTTGTGCACAGTGTGTGGGTAAAAGAAGCGTAAATGGCTTCTTTGAGTGTGTACGCCTCGTGCAGTGCAATGAACGCGTTTCTCTTTATGAGAACATCCTTTATTTAAACACAACACACAGTGCTTTGTCTATTGTGTGAGAAAATCATCACACAGAAACAACACACATGCAATCTCCCAGCAAACTCCGGTGAGCAGGGGAAGTGGAAAGCgtgtaaatgtgtgtgcatgtcGAGCACGTACAGTGCATGCAGACGCAAACAGCGCTTTCTCTATTGTGTGATAAAATTGTTTATGTGAGGATGAGCAGCAGAATGTGCTGTCTTGAAGCGAGCACATTACTGTTTCTTGTGAAAACATTCTCTATTTGAACAACACAGAAACTGTTCAATGGCTCGGCTGTCTTTGGCGGAGTCGGAGCAGTGGGGGCGGGGTTCTCCACCAGGCACTGATCTGAAATAGAGAAGTGAATCATCATACTGAGTCACTGGTTACTTTTTGTGACCTGCAGCATGGCAAGTATCAGCTTGAGTCGATGGCTGGTTTTAAACTGTGGTCCCTCTGACTCCAAGGTCAACACTTAATGTGACGAGTTAATACcgccatatatatttttttttttcagacgaTACTGCTCCTACCAGAATGCTGCGGTAAGTGGGTAGATGACTCAAAGAACCTGATGCAGGTGGCAAGGTTGAGAAGCTCTTCGCCAGAACGCTAGAGGGGGTGGGTGAATCTCAGGTGAAGAATGTCCTGTTGCTTCTGCAGGGAAATCCCGTCCGCGGGACCGTGTTCATTCACAGTGAAGAGAGGGCCGTTCAGACGAGATGATAGTTGTAGTCAAAACGAGACAATGTCGACCTTGAAGGaggaaaattctgaagaaatagtGATTGAGCGTCGCTTATAAAGGGCAAATGTGCGCCTAAAAGgacggggctcaaacaccattgtcAATCATAAGATTGGCGTTATGAaacaagggcttcaactaggcCTCGGATAAGGATTTCCCCAAAGTCGAGTAAACTGTACCGATATGGAACTTGATATTCGTCACAAAAAATTTTTTAATCATgatattggaaaaaaaaataataatcacattcaatgtgcaaggaaagtatttctatatttaataAGTGATTAAAACGTGATTTGTTTTCTGTAGAAAGTACTATATTTTCTACTGAATTTAATCCAACATATACATAAAGAATACAGGTTTTAAACGTATTTAAAATGTAGatgtctaaaaataataattgtataatctCGGATAACCGCAATTTACAATGATCCTCATACGCACAGCaacactattttttattttatttatttactacaaCCTCATACTCGGTGGCGGGCCACACTGCAACTTTCAAACGTTATAATCGACATACGAACGCCCCATTTTTCAATCACTTTAACAAGGGCGCCAAGTCTCGCGCTTGCAATGCAGGTGACAAGTAAACATTTTACGTTAGAACAGaagattttaaaaacatttcaaacctGCTTTCCTCCGCCATTATTCTGCTGGATGATGGACGAAGCAGATGCTCCGGAACCTCCACTGGTTATACTTTTACCCGTACAGTTGTTACAAAGAATTTCTCCCATGTTTCCTTTTTTCCACATGGAAGAAGAGTTTGTCTTGCAGACAGTACAACATGGTTTTAAGCCAAGAGGCATGTTTGCTGACCATATGCAGCAGTCTGGCTATGCTGTGTTTTGAGTATTCAATAGTGAAGAGGCCTGCCAGTTATAGTTCAAAACCGATTAACTATTCGATTAAATTGAGACTACAGCCTAAAACCTATAATAAATAGCCATTTTGAAGAATTAGAACCATTAGTTCAAATGTAAAACCATCGATCACCTTAAAAACTGAATAATGGGTCCCGTTTGTTTGGGGTTGTGGCAAGCAAAATACTTCCGTGGGGACCAGTttctaaattataaaataaaagtcaaatagtctctcgtctttttttttttttttttcaaaataaaggttGGATAGGTTGAAAATGTTGACTTACGCTTCCACTGGAGTGCGCTGTTGAATCAGTGAGGGAAGACAAACAGAGGGCAAcgtttgacacttttttttaatctgaGCAAAACTTTCcaatattttctgtttattggCTACATATCATCATACAAACCGGGAATGTATCAAGTATAGTCTATGAAAGTGCAAATGACAATTCAAAGTTAATGGACACAAttcaataataatcataaaaaaaaaaattaaaaaaaaactaattagatATAAAAGGCCACCACCATAAATACTTAAGTAgcaggaaaataataataaaaaaaatcaaacatcatCCATTTTCACACAATATTCAGATTAAGATGTTAAAACTGCCCATGACTTACAGTAAAATGCAAGATGATGGCAAAGGGCAAAAAAGTCCAAACAGGCTTTCACGTACAATGCCAGATTTATCAGAGGGAATAGAACCAAACGAAAGGCACCACCAACTAGAATTACTCTATTTTCCCCATCTTTTCAGTCTATGATCATACTGTCCTTACCATTAAAAGACACTTCTATAGAGCCACACTCACATTGTAATGTTTAAAGAGAGGCAATCAAATCATGGCAACCGTTGCACTCCAGCACAAGACACGAGTCTGTTGTCAATATGAACCAAATACTCCCAATTTAGAAAGAAATGCATTCTTTTTAACGTTTCATTGGATTGATATGTATTGAAGTTGATTGTAGATGATATACACATCAAATACTAACACTACTCATACTTCGTGTCAGAAACAAACTTTTTCAATGAAGGGGATAAAATTCTCCCTGCATTAGATTTTTCAGGGGCATTTCTTGTATATTTAGTGGAATCCCTCCTAAAAATTACACTGTTTCTTTTATTCAGATAATTCAGTGTAATCAATTCATTTAAATAAGTTGTCAGTCTGAATAATTAGACTGAGAATATGTCCATTACCTCCTACtcataaaattaaatcaacataaaaataatattttacattataataTGGATAACTAAGCTTGGAATAGaatatttaaaactatttcagaaaaaaattaaaataattacaggGACATTTTTGCCCTGAGGCCCCCTTAATTTCTGAACCCGgttctttctgtggaacacagatgtTAGGAAcagtgttagcctcagtcaccattcacttttattgtatggtaaaaaagatgcattacaagtgaatggtgactgaggctgtcattctacataacattttgtgttccacgtaaaACAAGTCAGTCATAcatgttatgaacaacatgaggttgtaaatgatgacagaatattcatttttgggtgaactatccctttaaggttacattaacgtttatgcatttggaaggcgcttttatccaaagtgacttacagtgcacttattccagggccaatccccctggaacaacctggggttaagtgccttgttcaaggacacaatagcggtggcaaccttctgcttacccaAGTTGTATGTAAACTGGAATCTTCTTTTAAAAGCTTCTTGGTTAGTGCACATAGTCTTTTGTCAGAGGGATATACTGTAGTTCAGATCAAACAACAATCAGCACAGTACCTAGGAATGGTTTATGGAGTAGAATCAGTTAGGACACATGCAACCGGAGACCTAAAGGGCAGCATTTGTTGTTCAACATAATGACTTCCCATGTCTCTGACTGAGAAGATATGAGTGGCACACAATCTAAATAATAAAAACCACTGTTAATATAAGTCTGTGTTGCTTCAGAACACCTGTGGAGTGTCAGCCCAATGTAATACACATCACTtcaaatcataataaataagctaATAAATGGCATCACATTTTGAGgagtgtacattttcaaaaagtgtTATGGTTTTAAAAGCAAACTCAAAATTAGCAGTTGATGCATGTCTAAAAAATTCTAAACTGCATGACAGTACATAGAAGTTTTCAGCAAACAGAAATGATCTCATTTGTAACATttgaaatgtgcattttgcaatCTGCATAAATGAACTTGCATTAAGTGTGGCATGATTAACAAATAGACAATTAGTGTCTTCAAATGGAGCCACAAATTGGCACTGCAAAGTTGTAGGTTTCAAATATAACACACAAAAGGGGAAAATAACTCATCATTTCAGGTCTTAATGGTGGCTTCACACACGCTGTTTCCCAGTAACTGTAATAGCCCAGAAATCTTTGATTGACACAATCTCAAGCAATAATATATTTTGTACGTAAACATTCCCTTTTCTTgtcagaaatataaaaatatttttttaagaattgatCGGTTTGATATTATTTCAAACATCAGAACTTTAAAAGGAACAAATGTATATTGACTCgttcctacttttctttaaaaaacaaaatctgggttatagtgaggtacttaaaatggaagtgaatgggggccaatttttgaatgttaaaatactcaccgtttttAAAAGTATAATCACAAGACAaagaatatgcatgtaaacatgattttagtgtgataaaattacttacaaaccttttctgtgaaaagctacagccaattttataacttcgttTCCATGACgatgttatgtcaacaaaccctaaaatgactgtaaaaaatgtcaactACTTTACATCTCaattaatacatgagttttaacagaataattcatgtgagtgcttttataaaattagaagcatcccaattctgcctttaaaccaccaaaacattggccccattcactttcattgtaagtgcctcaagtaacctcgatttttgctttttttaaaaggaggaatgagtcgaaattaattttgtggtaatcaaacattataccacaaatgctgtcaattgagcttaacattttactgaacccggaatactccattaatgggacagttcacccaaaaaagaagatt of the Xyrauchen texanus isolate HMW12.3.18 chromosome 10, RBS_HiC_50CHRs, whole genome shotgun sequence genome contains:
- the LOC127650175 gene encoding GATA zinc finger domain-containing protein 1, translating into MPLGLKPCCTVCKTNSSSMWKKGNMGEILCNNCTGKSITSGGSGASASSIIQQNNGGGKQSKQEIHRRSARLRSTKYKAPASEKKVSTKGKGRRHIFKLKNPIKAPESVSTIITSESMFFKGVYYQIGDVIKVIDEDDGKPYFAQIRGFVQDQYCEKSAALTWLIPTQASPKDRFDPGTYIVGPEEDLPRKMEYLEFVCHAPSEYFKSRSCPFPTIPVCPEKGYIWTHIGPTPAVTIKESVG